AACGTCGCCGTGCGCTCCCTGGTGACGAAGAAGTCCCTCACCTCGGCACCGCGGGTGCCGGGCAGCAGCCGCTCGAGCTCCGGGAGGTACCGCTCCCGCAGTACGGCGACGGGCTCGTCGATCTCGTCCTGCGCCGCCGACTGCGACAGCGCGAGGTACTGGCCCGCACGCAGTCCGGAGGCGTCGGTGCGGTCGAAGACCCACTGGACCGGGGTGCCGAGGGCCGCGAAGAACGGCTTGTGCAGCACCTTGCGGTCGTAGACGACATGCACGTTGAGGATCGGCGCGGTGCCGATCCGCAGAAGATTTTCCGGTGCGTCCAGCGCGCCCTCGGGCAGCAGGTCATGGGCCTCGCGCTGGGGTACGGCGAGGACGACCGAGTCCGCCCGCAGCGTCTCGCCGGGAACCTCTACCCGCCAAGTCCCGTTCTCGTCAGTGGAGATGGAGGTGACGCGTGTACGGACCTCGGTACGGACGCCCGCGGAGTCGAGCGCCTTGCGGGCCAGCCGGTCGTGCAGTTCACCCAGCGGGACGTGCGCCCATCCGATGTCGGCCGCGCCCGGGTCGGACAGCAGACCGGTCTTGAACACCATCGCGGCGAGCGCCAGCGAGGCATCGCCCGCGACCGCGTTGAGGGTGGCGACCCCGACCAGGTCCCACAGGGCCTCGACGGCACGCGCCGACTGACCGTGCGCGGTCAGCCAGCTGCCGAAGTCCTGCGCGTCCAGGTTCGGATCGGCGAGGTCGAGCCCCTTGAGCGCGAGCGCGGCCCGCCCCACCCTGGCCCGGTCGGCGAGCGGGAGATGCGGGTACGTGGCGAGGCTGCGCCCCAGATGCAGGGGCACCGGCAGCGCGTCGCGCCGCAGTCTGCCGAGCCGTCGTCCCTCGGGCTTGTCGACGTCGAGTACGGGCACGTCGAGACGATCCTGCAACGGCGCCAGCGCTGCCCCCTCGATCCGGTCGAGGAACCAGCGGTAGGCGGTGCAGCAGCGCAGATAGACGTGCTGTCCGTTGTCTACGGTCAGTTCGCCGCGCTGGAAGGAGAAGGCGAGCCCGCCGAGGCGGGGCCGGCCTTCGAGCAGGGTGACACGGACACCCGCGTCGGCGAGAGCGAGCGCGGCGGTGATGCCGGCGAGCCCGCCGCCGATCACGACGGCGTCCCGCCCGGACTGATGGCCGTCGGTCATCGTGCACCCTCCCCTGCGCGGCCGCCGTGGTGATTGAACGGTGCACGGCCGGCCGTCGCAGTCAGGGACGCCACGCCCTGCCGGAGGGTTGCCTGCCGCTTTCCCCTGGCGGCATCACCTTGGACCGTTCTGTCCATCAGGCGCGCCTCCTGACGGTCCCGCGCGTCACATGCCGGGCGTCCAGACCCGACAGTCCGCGTACGGCGACGTACGCCTTCTCCCGCCCGGGCAGCGCGACCCGGCCGCGCAGCACGGCCTCCGGGTCGCGCTCGATGCGGTCCAGGAGGCGGCGGTAGATCCCGGCCATGGCGGCGACACAGGCGCCGCTGCGCCGGTCGAGCATGGGGAGGAGCCGGTAGCCCTCGGCGAAAAGGGCGCGGGCCCGTCGCACTTCGAAGTGCACGAGGCCCGCGAAGTCGGAGCCCTCCGGTGGTTTCGGCCCGTTGAACCCGGCCGAGCAGCCGAACTTCGCGAGGTCGTCGGCGGGCAGATAGGTGCGTCCACCCAGGGCGTCCTCCCGGACGTCTCTGAGGATGTTGGTGAGCTGAAGCGCGAGCCCGAGCGTGTCGGCATACTCGGGCGCGCGCTCGACGCCGCGCGCCCCCGGTTCGGTACCGAACACCCCGAGCGAGAGCCGTCCGATGGCGCCCGCGACACAGCGGCAGTAGACCTTCAGGTCGTCCCAGGTCTCGTAGGTCTCGCCGCGGACGTCCATCAGGACGCCGTCGATCAGCTCGTCCAGGCCGTCCAGCGGGATCGGGAAGGCGGTGGCGGCGTGGGTCAGGGCGACCGCGACCGGGTCGGTGTCGTCCTCGTCGACCTCGCCGTCACGGACCCGGGCCAGCATCGCCCGGGTGTCCTCGAGCCTGGCGGCCTTGACGTCCGGCGGCAGGGTGCCGTCGCCGATGTCGTCGACGCGGCGCGAGAAGGCGTACAACGCCGACATCGCGCGGCGCCTGGACATCGGCAGCAGCCTGATGCCGTACGCGAAGTTCCGTGCCTGCTGTCCGGTCACGGCCTCGCAGTAGCTGTAGGCGGCGAGTACCGGTGCGGACACGCGTGGTTCGGCCTCCACGGTCCGGATCACCCCTCTCCTCGCAGAGTCACGCCCACCTCGCGCAGCAGCTGGAGCTTGCCGGGCTTGGGTGGGCCGGGAAGTACGTCGTATTCGGCGGCGGCGATCGCGCGGATCGCCGCCCTTCCCCCCGCCACGAACCCTGCGAGCAGCAGCTTCAACCTGCCGTGGACGCTACCCACCAGGGGGGCGCCTTCATTCAGGAGAGTGCGGGCGCGTTCTGCTTCGTGGGCGACCAGTGCGCGCACCGATGCGCCCGCGGTCCTCGTGGCGAGATCCGCCTCCTGGACATGGAAGCGTTTCATGTCCTCGGCGGGCAGGTAGATACGGTCGCGGGCGAGGTCCTCGGCCACGTCCTGGAGGTGTTCGACGATCTGGAGCGCCGTGCAGATCGCGTCCGAGAGCCGGATCCGCTCCGGGGTCGAGGTGCCGGTGACGCCGAGCACCAGGCGTCCCACGGGGTTGGCCGACAGTTCGCAGTAGGCGAGCAGGTCGTCGTAGGTCTCGTACCGCTTGACCAGCTGGTCCTGGCGGTTCGCGGCGATCAGGCCGCGGAAGGGCTCGGGGGGCAGCGACCGGCGGCGGACCGTGGGCTGTAGGCGGCGCAGCAGCGGGTGGCGGGGTGCTCCGGTGAAGACCCGGTCGAGGTCGGCCTCGAAGGCGTCCAGCATCTCCAGACGGTCCTCGGCCTTCGCGGCGGAGACGCCGAGGAGGCGGGCGTCGGCGCCGCCGGGGGCGAGGTCACCGTCGCCGATGTCGTCGACGAGGCGGGCGAAGCCGTAGACGGCCATGAGGTCGGTGCGCCAGGCCCGGGGCAGGAAGAAGGGGGCCACGGGGAAGTTCTCACCCGCGGCCTTGTCCAGCGTGCCGCGCTCCGGATCCGAAGCGCGTGCCGTGTCGGTTCCCGTCACCGCGGACTGCCCGGGGCGGGGACGGCACATGCGTTGAGCTGGGGAGTTTCCGTAGCCATAGCCGTCACATCTCCCGTTCTACACCGCCGACCCAATACACACTATTTCGGACACGCCGCCCGGCCTTCCGTGCGGCGGCCCTGACAGAGGGTGTCGGGCATTATCGCCCCACTTGCCGCGATTCGGGACCGGTACAGCTTACGTTGTACAGCTCAGCAAGGATCGTCGGGGTCTCCTGCGCATCACAAGAACACACCGATTGACTTCAAGATTCCTGCGGGGTACCGAAGTTGACGTTTCCTTTGCAGACGCGGGGCCCCGCCGGAGCAGTTCCGGCGGGGCCCCGCGAAGCGTCGTGGGCCGATACGCCGAGGCCCTCGTGGACTACTTGCCCGTGAACTTCTCGTACTCCTTGAGGACCTCGTCGGTCGGGCCGTCCATGCGCAGCTCACCACGCTCCAGCCACAGCACCCGGTCGCAGGTGTCACGGATCGACTTGTTGTTGTGGCTGACCAGGAACACCGTGCCGGCTTCCTTGCGCAGTTCCCGGATGCGCGCCTCGGAGCGCTTCTGGAACTTGCGGTCGCCGGTGGCCAGGGCCTCGTCGATCATCAGGACGTCGTGGTCCTTGGCGGCCGCGATGGAGAAGCGCAGGCGGGCCGCCATACCGGAGGAGTAGGTGCGCATGGGCAGGGTGATGAAGTCGCCCTTCTCGTTGATGCCCGAGAAGTCGACGATCTCCTGGTAGCGCTCCTTGATCTGCTCCCGGGACATGCCCATGGCGAGCCCGCCCAATATGACGTTCCGCTCGCCGGTGAGGTCGTTCATGAGCGCCGCGTTGACGCCGAGCAGCGAGGGCTGACCGTCGGTGTAGACCTTGCCGCTCTCGGCGGGCAGCAGACCGGCGATGGCGCGCAGCAGGGTGGACTTGCCGGAGCCGTTGGAGCCGATCAGGCCGATGGCCTCGCCGCGGTAGGCGACGAAGGAGACTCCGCGCACGGCGTGCACCTTGCGCACCCCGCGCTCCTCGCCGCGCTTGACGATGCGGCTGAGGGCGGCGGTGGCGCTGCCCTTGCCGGACTTGGCGCCGTTGACGCGGTAGACGATGTGCAGCTCGTCCGCGATGACGGTGGGACGCGGGTCCCGGGGGGCGGTCTTCTGCTCGGTGTCAGCCACGGCCGTACCTCTCTTCCGCCTTCCAGAAGTAGACGAATCCGAAGGCCCCGGCGAGCAGCGCCCAGCCCAGTGCGAAGAACCACACGTGCGGGGGCAGGTAATCGGAGCCGTAGCCGTCGATCAGCGCGAAGCGGATCAGGTCCATGTAGATGGCGGCGGGGTTCCATTGCAGGACCTCGGTGACCCAGCCCGGCATGTCCTTGTCGGCGAGCATGGCCGGGATGCTGAACATCACGCCGGACGCGTACATCCAGGTGCGCAGCACGAACGGCATCAGCTGGGCGAGGTCGGGGGTCTTGCTGCCCATGCGGGCGAAGGTCAGCGCGAGGCCGGTGTTGAACACGAAGTGCAGGACCAGCGCGGGCAGGACCAGCAGCCAGGACAGACCCGGGTAGCTGCCGAACGCCACCATGATCACGACCAGCACGATCATCGAGTACAGCAGCTGTTGGAGCTGCTGGAGCGCGAACGAGATCGGCAGGGACGCCCGCGGGAAGTGCAGCGCCCGCACCAGGCCCAGGTTGCCGGAGATCGCGCGCACGCCCGCGAGGACCGAGCTCTGGGTGAAGGTGAAGACGAACACACCAGTCACCAGGAACGGCACGTAGATGTCGTGCGGGATGCCCTTCCGGGCGCCCAGCAGCAGGCCGAAGATGAAGAAGTAGACCAGCGCGTTGAGCAGCGGGGTGGCCACCTGCCACAGCTGGCCGAGCTTGGCCTGGCTGTACTGGGCGGTCAGCTTCGCCCGCGAGAACGCGAGGATGAAGTGACGCCGGTCCCAGAGCTGGCGGACGTACTCGACGAGCGAGGGGCGGGCACCGCTCACGGACAGCCCGTACTTGGCGGCGAGCTGTGCCGCCGTGAGGCCCTCGTCGGGCGACGGGGGCGCGGTCACCGCGACTCCGCCGTCATGCGTTGTCTCACTCACTGGTGGAAACTTTCGTCTTCGAGATGCGCAGCCTGTGCGGGCTTGGGCATGAGCCAGGGCCGGGTGTCGGCCCGGCCGCTCTCCGGTTCGAGCTTGTCAGATGACCGGGGGCCGGCCCAGTCGGGTCAGCCGCCACACGGTACGCCACTTCATGGGCTTGCGTGGGCCGCACGCAGTGGTCCAGCCTTCCCGGAATCCGCCGAACCATGCCTTGAGCGCGGGCCGCGAGGGGCGGCGCAGCAGGGTGAGCAGCAGCCAGACCCCGAGGTAGACCGGGACCAGGAGCGCGGGCAGGTTGCGGCGGGCGAGCCAGACCCGGTTGCGGGCGACCATGCGGTGGTAGACCGCGTGCCGCGAGGGCGCGGTCGTCGGGTGGTACAGCACCATGTCGGACCGGTAGTCGATCATCCAGCCCGCGTCGAGGGCCCGCCATGCCAGGTCGGTTTCCTCGTGCGCGTAGAAGAACTCGTCCGGCAGGCCGCCGACTTCGGCGAAGACCTTGGTGCGGACGGCGTTGGCGCCGCCGAGGAAGGTGGTCACGCGCGAGGAGCGCATGGGGTCGGCGGCGCGCAGCCGGGGGACGTGGCGGCGCTGGGTGACGCCGGTGTCCGGGTCGGCGATGCGGAAGCTGATGATGCCGAGCTTCGGGTCCTCGGCGAACGCCGTACGGCACAGCTCGGCGGTGTCGTGGTTGGCGAGGAGGCCGTCGTCGTCGAGGAAGAGCAAGATGTCCACGTCGCGACCGCTGGGGCCGAAGGCCTCGATACCGACGTTGCGCCCGCCGGGGATGCCGAGGTTCTCGGGCAGCTCGATGGTGCGGACGCCCGCGGGGACGTCCGGAACGGGCGAGCCGTTACCGACGACGACCACCTCGACGCGGTCGCCGTCCTGCTTGGCGACCGAGTCGAGCAGGGCACGGAGCTCATCGGGCCGGTTGCCCATCGTGATGATGACGACGCCGACCTTCATGGGGGCGCTCACTTGAGCCTGCTCGACGCGAGGATGGACACCAGGTGCAGCAGGGTCTGGAGCAGCGCGATACCGGCCAGTACCGCGACGCCGAGCCGGGAGAAGAACAGGTCACCGCGGACGTTGTCCACGATGGCGAGGACCAGGATCAGCAGGGACGCCTCGATGCCGAGGATGAGGCGGTGGAACTTCAGCAGGGACGCGGCCTTGCGGGCCAGCGCCATGCCGGAGGAGCGCATCTCGGCCGCCGACTCCTGGACCGGCGGCTTGCCGGTCTGGTGCCGGGCGACGCCGACGAGGTCGGTCTCCGCCTTGATCAGGATGGCGCCGAGCGCGGCGAGGGTGCCGAGGAACGCCCACAGCCAGTCGATACGGCCGCTGCCGAACAGGTCGGCCGCGCGCAGACCGAAGCCGACGAGGACGGCGGCGTCGGTCAGATAGGCGCCGACCCGGTCGAGGTAGACGCCGTTGAGCGAGTACTGCTTCTTCCAGCGGGCGATCTCGCCGTCGACGCAGTCGAGGAGCAGATACATCTGCACGCAGACCACACCGAGCACGGCCCCCGGGATCCCCGGCACGATCAGTGCCGGGGCCGCGAGGACGCCGAAGACGGTCATCAGGTACGTGAGCTGGTTGGGCGTGACCCTGGTGTTCACCAGGTAGCGGTCCACCCGCAGGGACACCTCGCGCATGTAGAGGCGCCCCATCCAGTGCTCACCGCTGCGCCGGTCCTTCACCCCTGCGGGGTGCACGACCGGACGGAGTTCAGCTACCGATGGTCTTGACATAGTCGACGTAGAGATCCTTGATCTGGTCGGTCTTGAGGTCGAGGTGTTCGAGGATCGTGTACCGGCCGGGCCGGGTCTCCGGAGCGAACTCCACGGCGCGGACGAACTCGTCCACCGAGAAGCCGATCTCCTCCGGCAGTACCGGCAGGCCGTGCCGGCGCAGTACCGAGGCCATGTACGCCGACTCCTCGTGCGCACCCCGCAGGAACATCGCGAAGGTGGCGCCCAGGCCGCACTGCTCACCGTGGGCGGCGGCGCGCTTGGGGAAGAGCAGGTCGAAGGCGTGGTTGATCTCGTGGCAGGCGCCGGAGGACGGGCGGGAGTCGCCCGAGACCGACATCGCGATACCGCTGAGCACGAGCGCCTCGGCGAGCACCTGGAGGAAGTCGGTGTCCCCTATGCCGCCGGGGTGCCTGAGCACGGCCTCGCCGGCCTGGCGGGCGATCGAGGCGGCGAGGCCGTCGATCTTCTCGCCCTTGACGCGGTTGGCCAGCTCCCAGTCCGCGATCGCGGAGATGTTGGAGACGGCGTCGCCGATCCCGGCCCGCACGAAGCGGGACGGGGCCTCATGGATGACGTCGAGGTCGATGACGACCGCGATCGGGTTCGGCACACCGTAGGAGCCGCGGCCCGCGTCGTTGTCGAGGGTCGCGACCGGCGAGCACAGGCCGTCGTGCGCGAGGTTCGTCGGCACGGCGACCAGCGGCAGGCCGACGCGCGCCGCGGCGAACTTGGCGCAGTCGATGATCTTGCCGCCGCCGAGGCCCACGACCGCGTCGTAGTGGCCGGCCTTTATGTCACTGGCCAGCCGGACGGCGTCGTCGAGGGTGCCGCCACCGACCTCGTACCAGGTGGCGCCGGGCAGCGAGGGCTCCAGCCGCTTGCGCAGCTTGGCGCCGGAACCGCCGCTGACGGCGACGGCGAGCCTGCCGGAGTGCGAGATGCGCTCGTCGGCGAGGACGCCGACCAGGTCGTCGAGGGCACCCGGGCGGATGTCGACGACGACCGGCGCGGGGATGAGCCGGGTCAGTAGAGGCACGCGATCTCCCGTCCGCGGGCGAGATCGTCGTGGTTGTCGATCTCCACCCACTTGACGTCGCCGATCGGCGCCACGTCGATCCTGAAGCCGCGGTTCACCAGTTCCTGGTACCCGTGCTCGTAGAACTGCTGCGGGTCGGTCTCCCAGACCGTCTTCAGCGCGTCGACCAGTTCGGGGGCGGCGTCGCCCTCGATGAGCGTGACGCCGATGTACTCGCCGGTGGCCTCGGCGGGGTCCATCAGCTTGGTGATCTTCGTCATGCCCTTCCCGGGGTCGACGACGACCTTCATCTCCTCGTCCGCGAGGGACTTCACGGTGTCGAGGGCGAGGATGATGCGCTTGCCCTCACCGCGGGCGGCGAGCAGCGTCTTCTCGACGGAGACCGGGTGGACGGTGTCGCCGTTGGCGAGGATCACGCCGTCCTTGAGGGCGTCACGGCCGCACCACAGGGAGTACGCGTTGTTCCACTCCTCGGCCTTGTCGTTGTCGATGAGCGTGAGCTTGAGGCCGTACTTGGCCTCAAGGGCCTCCTTGCGCGCGTACACGGCCTCCTTGCGGTAGCCGACGATGATCGCGACCTCGGTCAGCCCGATCTCCGCGAAGTTGCCGAGAGTGAGGTCGAGAACCGTGGGTTCGCCCTCTATGCCCGCGGGGCCCACCGGCACCAGAGCCTTGGGAAGGCTGTCGGTGTAGGGGCGCAGACGCCGTCCGGCGCCGGCCGCCAGCACGAGGCCGATCATGCGGGTTCTCCTTCATCGTGTACGGCGGGCGCCCCGGAGGACACCCAGAAGCGGATGCTCTCGACGAGCACCACGAGGGCGACGGCCACGGCCAGAGCCGTGAGCGCGACCTTGAACTGCGAGGCGGTGAGCACCGCGGCCAGGACGGCGACGAGCAGCGTCCGCCCCTCGTGCCCCCCGATGGCGCGCACCAGCCAGGCCGGGGACGCGCCGGCGTTGCCGCGGATGCGGTACACCGTGTCGTAGTGATGGTAGGCGACCGCCGCCACCAGCCCGAAAGCCGCAGGAAGGGCTCCGTTCACGTCCGCCTTGGCCGCCAGCACCAGGACGGTGCAGTACTCGGCCGCCCGGAAGAAGGGCGGAACCAGCCAGTCGAGGGCGCCCTTGAGGGGGCGGGCGACGGCTTCGGCCGACAGCAGGACGTAGAGCCCGGCGAGCAGCACGACGTACCAGGAGGAGCCCCAGGCCCAGGCGGCCAGGACCACGGCGACCGCGCCGGCGGCGGCGCTGAACGGGGCGGTCCCGCGGGCCGCACCGGGCAGGAAGCGTGCGACGCCCTCGGCCAGCGGCCCGCTGTCCGTGAGGTCGGCCAGCGCCTGCGCGGCCCGGTCCGTGCGCTTGGCCTTGCGCGTCAGCGACCGCAGCACCCGGCCCGCCGTGGTGTACGTCGCCGCGAACGCGCAGCCGATGAGCAGTGCGTAGAAGGTGATGCGAGGCGTGGTCAGCGCCGTGAGGACCGCGATCATCGCCCAGCGCTCACCGATCGGGAGCACGATCATGCGCCGTACCCACACCGTCCAGCCGACGCTGTCGAGCTTGTCGGAGAGGGCGGCGGTGGGGCTGGTGTTGGCGGTGGCGTCGTGGTTGGCCTCGTTGAAGGAGAAGTCGACGACGTGCCGGCAGGTCTGGAGGATCATCGCGCCCAGCGCCAGCGCCCAGACGTCGTCGCCGCCCCTGGCGGCTCCCAGCGCCAGTCCGGCGTAGTAGGCGTACTCCTTGGCCCGGTCGAAGGTGGCGTCCAGCCAGGCGCCGAGCGTGGAGTACTGGAGGGAGTAGCGGGCGAGCTGGCCGTCGGTGCAGTCCAGGACGAAGGAGAAGATCAGCAGCAGACCGGCCGCGACGAACCCGGCCCGGGTGCCCGTCGCCGCGCAGCTCGCGGCGATCAGCGCGGTGATGAGCGAGGCGGTGGTGACCTGGTTCGGGGTCAGCCCCCGGCGGGCGCACCAGCGGGCGATGTAGCGGGAGTACGGGCTGATGCAGTATGTGGTGAAGAAGCCGTCGCGGGACTTCACGGCCGACTTCAGGCGTACGGCTTCGTCGTCGACGGCGGCGACGGACTGCCGTGCCTCGTTGCGGGCCTGCGGGTCGGCCGGGACCACGGCGACGAGGCTGCCGAGCTCGGGGTGGTGGACGCCGGCGTCGTCCGCGTCCAGCGCGGTGACGATCCGGTCGGCGAGGCTGTCCACGACGAGTGCCGTACCGCCGCCCGCGCTGTTCTCCCGGGCCATCGCGCGGGTCAGGGCCTGGCGGCCGGCCGGCTGGGCCGTGACGGCGCCGGGGATCGCGGCGAGCGGGAAGCGCGGGTCGGTCAGGCCGAGGCGCAGGGCGTGCAGATGGCCGACGAAACCGGCGTCGACGACGGCGACCCGCTGGTCACCGGGCACCTGGGCGAGCAGTGTCTCGGTCTCGGCGGCATCGGAGGCGGTCCGGACGTCGAAGCCGAGGGACCGCAGATCGCCCTCGATCGACGATCCGGGGACCGGCTGACCGGTGAGGATGGCGGTCGACAACCGAACTCACTCCCTGGGTGCCGACGTCTGCACGCCGGCGAGTACACGGTGGGGGCGCCCCTTACCGGTGACGGCCGGGCGGCATGTCGGCAGAGGCTATCGGATGCCGGGAAGCCCGCGTTCACCGCCCGTTCACGGGCCGATCCACGGCGGCTCCCCCGGCCTTTGCCGCGATCATCATGGGTGATCGCGGGCCTCGCCCACAAACCGCGTCCCGCGGGATCGGGCATCCGGGACAAAGCGTCGGCCGTCCTCGCCTCGGCATAGGGTGGGCGACCATGACATGGCTGATCACAGGCGGAGCGGGATACATAGGGGCCCATGTGGCGCGGGCCATGACGGAGGCCGGGGAGCGCGTCCTCGCGCTGGACGACCTGTCGGCCGGGGTTCCCGCGCGGCTGCCGGCGGACGTGCCGCTCGTGCGGGGGTCGTCGCTCGACGCCGGGCTGCTGAAGCGGGTGCTGGCCGAGCACGAGGTGACCGGCGTGCTGCACCTGGCCGCGCGCAAGCAGGTCGCCGAGTCGGTGGCGCAGCCGACGCGCTACTACCAGGAGAACGTCGGCGGTCTGGCGACGCTCCTTGAGGCGGTCGCCGAGGCCGGGGTCGGTCGGTTCGTGTTCTCCTCGTCGGCGGCCGTCTACGGCAATCCCGACGCGGGGCTGATCACGGAGGACACTCCGTGCGCCCCGGTGAACCCCTACGGCGAGACCAAGCTCACCGGGGAGTGGCTGGTCCGGGCGGCGGGACAGGCGCACGGGATCTCCACCGTGTGTCTGCGGTACTTCAACGTGGCGGGGGCCGCGGCCCCCGAGCTGGCGGACACGGGCGTCTTCAACATCGTGCCGATGGTCTTCGACCGGCTCACCCGCGACGAGGCCCCGCGGATCTTCGGTGACGACTACCCGACGCCGGACGGCACCTGCGTCCGCGACTACATCCATGTCGCCGACCTGGCCGAGGCGCATCTCGCGGCGGCACGACGGGTCGGGGACCACGACGGTGACCTGACCGTCAACATCGGCCGCGGCGAAGGTGTCTCCGTTCGGGAGTTGGTCACGGTCATCGGCGAGGTCACCGGCGACCGCCGGGAGCCCGTCGTGGAGCCCCGGCGTCCCGGCGACGCCCCGGTCTCGGTCGCCTCGGCCGAGCTGGCCGCCCGGGAGCTCGGCTGGACCGCCCGGCGCGGGGTGCGGGAGATGATCGAGTCGGCGTGGGCCGGCTGGCGGCTGCACCACGGCCAGTGAACTGGGGCTGCCCTGACCTGCGATTCGTTTACGCAGGTCAGGGCACATGACAACGGTGTTCAGTGCCGCGTTGCCGGATACCCCCCACCCGTAGTTCACTGTGAAGCCGGGCAGATCACAGGAGGCGGCTTCCATGGGGGCTGGGCACGATCACGGCCACGCGCACGCGCCGGCCGGCGGTACGGCGACCGCGGCGTACCGCGGCAGGCTGCGGGTGGCGTTGTCGATCACGCTCACCGTCATGGTGGTCGAGATCGTCGGCGGCATCCTCGCGGACTCCCTCGCACTGGTCGCGGACGCGGCGCACATGGCGACGGACGCGCTGGGCCTCGGCATGGCGCTGATGGCGATCCACTTCGCGAGCCTCCCGCCGAGCGGGACACGCACCTTCGGGTACGCCCGCGCCGAGATCCTCGCCGCCCTCGCCAACTGTCTGCTGCTGCTGGGCGTCGGCGGCTACGTCCTCTACGAGGCGATCCAGCGGTTCGTCACCCCGGTCCCCACCGAGGGCGGGCTGACCATCGTGTTCGGCGCGATCGGCCTGGTCGCGAACATGATCTCGCTGTCCCTGCTGATGCGGGGCCAGAAGCACAGCCTGAACGTCCGCGGCGCTTTCCTGGAGGTCGCGGCGGACGCCCTCGGCTCGGCCGCGGTGATCATCTCGGCGGTGGTGATCCTCACCACGGGCTGGCAGGCCGCCGACCCGATCGCCTCGCTCCTCATCGGCCTGATGATCGTGCCCCGCACCTGGAAGCTGCTGCGCGAGACCCTCGAGGTGCTCCTGGAGGCGGCGCCCAGGGACGTCGACATGGACGAGGTGCGGGCGCACATCCTGGCCCTGGACGGCGTCGAGGACGTCCATGACCTGCACGCCTGGACCATCACCTCCGGGATGCCGGTGCTCTCCGCGCACGTGGTGGTGGGCTCCGAGGCCCTGAACGCGATCGGGCACGAGAAGATGCTCCACGAGCTCCAGGGCTGCCTGGGCGACCACTTCGACGTGGAGCACTGCACCTTCCAGCTGGAGCCGGGCGGGCACGCGGAGCACGAGGCCCGGCTGTGCCACTGAGAGTCCGGTACGTCCACTAAATCCTCCCTGGGGCGGAATGCAGCGATCCGGCGCGAGGCGGCGTCCTCAACCTCACAGTGCGCCACCCCGGACGGTTCCCCGTCCGCCGCGCCGGGCACGATCAACGGCCGGGAGTGTCGTATCCGTACGGCACACTTGGGGCGCGTAAGACCGATGCGAAGGATGGGTATGCCGATCACACCTGCCACCGCGACGCACAGCTCGTCGAACGGCACCGCTGACCCGATTCTGCTGGAACTGGTCGACGAGGACGGCGTCACGATCGGCACCGCGGAGAAGCTCGCCGCCCATCAGCCACCCGGGCAGCTGCACCGCGCCTTCTCGGTGTTCCTCTTCGACGAGCAGGGCCGTCTGCTGCTCCAGCAGCGGGCGCTGGGCAAGTACCACTCCCCCGGTGTGTGGTCCAACACCTGCTGCGGCCACCCCTACCCGGGCGAGGCGCCCTTCGCGGCGGCGGCCCGGCGGACGTACGAGGAGCTGGGCGCGTCCCCGTCGCTCCTCGCGGAGGCGGGGACCGTGCGCTACAACCACCCGGACCCGGAGTCTGGCCTGGTGGAGCAGGAGTACAACCACCTCTTCGTCGGGATGGTGCAGGCGCCGCTGCGGCCGGACGCGGAG
This DNA window, taken from Streptomyces sp. NBC_00663, encodes the following:
- a CDS encoding CDP-alcohol phosphatidyltransferase family protein yields the protein MSRPSVAELRPVVHPAGVKDRRSGEHWMGRLYMREVSLRVDRYLVNTRVTPNQLTYLMTVFGVLAAPALIVPGIPGAVLGVVCVQMYLLLDCVDGEIARWKKQYSLNGVYLDRVGAYLTDAAVLVGFGLRAADLFGSGRIDWLWAFLGTLAALGAILIKAETDLVGVARHQTGKPPVQESAAEMRSSGMALARKAASLLKFHRLILGIEASLLILVLAIVDNVRGDLFFSRLGVAVLAGIALLQTLLHLVSILASSRLK
- a CDS encoding iron-containing alcohol dehydrogenase family protein translates to MPLLTRLIPAPVVVDIRPGALDDLVGVLADERISHSGRLAVAVSGGSGAKLRKRLEPSLPGATWYEVGGGTLDDAVRLASDIKAGHYDAVVGLGGGKIIDCAKFAAARVGLPLVAVPTNLAHDGLCSPVATLDNDAGRGSYGVPNPIAVVIDLDVIHEAPSRFVRAGIGDAVSNISAIADWELANRVKGEKIDGLAASIARQAGEAVLRHPGGIGDTDFLQVLAEALVLSGIAMSVSGDSRPSSGACHEINHAFDLLFPKRAAAHGEQCGLGATFAMFLRGAHEESAYMASVLRRHGLPVLPEEIGFSVDEFVRAVEFAPETRPGRYTILEHLDLKTDQIKDLYVDYVKTIGS
- a CDS encoding phosphocholine cytidylyltransferase family protein, which translates into the protein MIGLVLAAGAGRRLRPYTDSLPKALVPVGPAGIEGEPTVLDLTLGNFAEIGLTEVAIIVGYRKEAVYARKEALEAKYGLKLTLIDNDKAEEWNNAYSLWCGRDALKDGVILANGDTVHPVSVEKTLLAARGEGKRIILALDTVKSLADEEMKVVVDPGKGMTKITKLMDPAEATGEYIGVTLIEGDAAPELVDALKTVWETDPQQFYEHGYQELVNRGFRIDVAPIGDVKWVEIDNHDDLARGREIACLY
- a CDS encoding DUF5941 domain-containing protein produces the protein MSTAILTGQPVPGSSIEGDLRSLGFDVRTASDAAETETLLAQVPGDQRVAVVDAGFVGHLHALRLGLTDPRFPLAAIPGAVTAQPAGRQALTRAMARENSAGGGTALVVDSLADRIVTALDADDAGVHHPELGSLVAVVPADPQARNEARQSVAAVDDEAVRLKSAVKSRDGFFTTYCISPYSRYIARWCARRGLTPNQVTTASLITALIAASCAATGTRAGFVAAGLLLIFSFVLDCTDGQLARYSLQYSTLGAWLDATFDRAKEYAYYAGLALGAARGGDDVWALALGAMILQTCRHVVDFSFNEANHDATANTSPTAALSDKLDSVGWTVWVRRMIVLPIGERWAMIAVLTALTTPRITFYALLIGCAFAATYTTAGRVLRSLTRKAKRTDRAAQALADLTDSGPLAEGVARFLPGAARGTAPFSAAAGAVAVVLAAWAWGSSWYVVLLAGLYVLLSAEAVARPLKGALDWLVPPFFRAAEYCTVLVLAAKADVNGALPAAFGLVAAVAYHHYDTVYRIRGNAGASPAWLVRAIGGHEGRTLLVAVLAAVLTASQFKVALTALAVAVALVVLVESIRFWVSSGAPAVHDEGEPA
- the galE gene encoding UDP-glucose 4-epimerase GalE, whose protein sequence is MTWLITGGAGYIGAHVARAMTEAGERVLALDDLSAGVPARLPADVPLVRGSSLDAGLLKRVLAEHEVTGVLHLAARKQVAESVAQPTRYYQENVGGLATLLEAVAEAGVGRFVFSSSAAVYGNPDAGLITEDTPCAPVNPYGETKLTGEWLVRAAGQAHGISTVCLRYFNVAGAAAPELADTGVFNIVPMVFDRLTRDEAPRIFGDDYPTPDGTCVRDYIHVADLAEAHLAAARRVGDHDGDLTVNIGRGEGVSVRELVTVIGEVTGDRREPVVEPRRPGDAPVSVASAELAARELGWTARRGVREMIESAWAGWRLHHGQ
- a CDS encoding cation diffusion facilitator family transporter, with the protein product MGAGHDHGHAHAPAGGTATAAYRGRLRVALSITLTVMVVEIVGGILADSLALVADAAHMATDALGLGMALMAIHFASLPPSGTRTFGYARAEILAALANCLLLLGVGGYVLYEAIQRFVTPVPTEGGLTIVFGAIGLVANMISLSLLMRGQKHSLNVRGAFLEVAADALGSAAVIISAVVILTTGWQAADPIASLLIGLMIVPRTWKLLRETLEVLLEAAPRDVDMDEVRAHILALDGVEDVHDLHAWTITSGMPVLSAHVVVGSEALNAIGHEKMLHELQGCLGDHFDVEHCTFQLEPGGHAEHEARLCH